In one window of Deinococcus hopiensis KR-140 DNA:
- a CDS encoding transposase family protein, with amino-acid sequence MLMCTVTQRILGTATSAGAVHDLKLFRQSGVRFPHQTALIGDAGYQGLWRSHRHALTPHKATQASPLSAEQRQDNRVLAHTRQAIEHMIRRMKIFRVLKGVYRHRRRRFALRVQLIAALCNLTQACRS; translated from the coding sequence GTGCTGATGTGCACAGTGACGCAGCGCATCCTGGGCACCGCCACGAGCGCTGGGGCGGTTCATGACCTAAAGCTGTTTCGTCAGTCAGGCGTTCGTTTTCCTCACCAAACGGCGCTTATTGGAGATGCAGGGTATCAGGGCCTGTGGAGAAGCCACAGGCACGCCCTTACCCCCCATAAGGCGACGCAGGCGTCGCCTCTGTCCGCGGAGCAGCGCCAGGACAACCGTGTCCTCGCGCATACCAGGCAGGCAATCGAGCATATGATCCGTCGCATGAAGATCTTCCGTGTGCTGAAGGGCGTGTACCGACATCGGCGGCGTCGGTTTGCACTCCGGGTTCAGCTCATCGCAGCGCTGTGCAACCTCACCCAAGCCTGCCGATCGTGA
- a CDS encoding alpha/beta fold hydrolase, with product MTTKHSLVLLPGALQSSALLAPLASALAPFADVLSLDLPGHGGQPIPDTLNAHELAQAVKVELDARNVARTHVFGYSLGGYVGLLLAQAHPDRVAGVFAHATKLSWTPEVASREVRGLDPDRILQKAPAFAATLEQVHAPQDWRLLTRRVADLLTQLGDNPAVTDAVLRGLTVPVQLSVGDHDRMVTVEETVGAYRTLARGRLLVLPDVTHPLEHSVQERLAPEIHTFLQATGGHT from the coding sequence GTGACGACCAAACATAGCCTTGTGTTGCTCCCCGGAGCGCTGCAGTCCAGTGCTTTGCTGGCTCCATTGGCCTCCGCCTTGGCCCCTTTTGCCGATGTGCTGTCCTTGGACCTTCCCGGTCATGGAGGCCAGCCCATCCCGGATACCTTGAATGCCCACGAGCTTGCTCAAGCTGTCAAGGTTGAACTGGACGCCCGGAACGTGGCGCGGACTCACGTGTTCGGGTACAGCTTAGGTGGGTACGTGGGACTGCTGCTTGCGCAGGCCCATCCTGACCGGGTGGCTGGCGTGTTTGCTCACGCCACAAAACTCTCCTGGACTCCAGAGGTGGCTTCACGTGAGGTCCGTGGGCTGGATCCTGACCGCATCTTGCAGAAAGCCCCAGCCTTCGCCGCTACGCTGGAACAGGTACACGCTCCTCAGGACTGGCGGCTACTCACCCGGCGTGTTGCCGACCTCTTGACGCAGCTTGGTGACAACCCGGCAGTGACCGATGCTGTTTTGCGCGGCCTGACAGTTCCCGTACAGCTCTCCGTCGGAGACCATGACCGGATGGTCACTGTGGAAGAAACCGTAGGCGCTTACCGGACGCTGGCGCGGGGTCGCCTACTCGTACTGCCGGACGTGACGCACCCCCTTGAACACAGCGTGCAGGAGCGCCTTGCGCCGGAAATACACACGTTCCTCCAGGCTACAGGCGGCCACACGTAA
- a CDS encoding circularly permuted type 2 ATP-grasp protein — translation MRYEPGSRFFDEMLAPEGTVRPHYQGVQAYIDRQGVGEFERRRQLLDLAFRNQGITFTVYGDAQGTERTFPFDPVPRVIPASEWAHLEAGLTQRVRALNAFLRDIYSEGQILGDGVIPAELVYTSAHFRREVHGVKVSQDLYTHIVGTDLIRDERGEYLVLEDNLRSPSGVSYLLANRQAMRRIYPGMFEGQGVRPVGHYATALLSLLQSVSPRENGTVVVLTPGMYNSAYFEHAYLAQQMGVELVEGRDLFVDGSRVWMRTTGGRRQVDVIYRRIDDDFLDPLTFRPDSALGVAGLVEVYRQGRVAIANAIGTGVADDKAVYAYVPDMIRYYLNQEPLLNNVPTFLGWNPDHLEHMLAHADELIFKAVGEAGGYGMLLGPYSDRAAIGAYLDKVRASPRDFIAQPIVGLSRHPTFYPDTRQFEPAHVDLRPYILCGPEVTIVPGGLTRVALTRGSLVVNSSQGGGSKDTWVLDHDGPPTPQGMSQLWHGDGGQSAETVRQGQSQYQGGLGSAPGAEREDQAERYGDVREAAEEGGPTPDAPPSPDTPGQHSYQQELEKNELEGE, via the coding sequence ATGAGATACGAACCCGGCAGCCGGTTCTTCGATGAGATGTTGGCCCCCGAAGGGACCGTGCGGCCTCACTATCAGGGCGTGCAGGCGTATATCGACCGCCAGGGCGTGGGCGAATTCGAGCGCCGCCGCCAGTTGCTCGACCTGGCCTTTCGCAACCAAGGCATCACCTTTACTGTGTACGGCGACGCTCAGGGCACCGAGCGCACCTTTCCCTTCGATCCGGTGCCGCGCGTCATTCCCGCCTCGGAGTGGGCGCACCTCGAAGCGGGCCTGACCCAACGGGTGCGGGCACTGAACGCCTTTTTGCGCGACATCTACAGCGAGGGGCAGATTCTGGGTGACGGGGTGATTCCGGCGGAACTGGTCTACACCTCCGCCCACTTCCGGCGTGAGGTCCACGGGGTAAAGGTGTCCCAGGACCTCTACACGCACATCGTGGGCACGGACCTGATCCGGGACGAGCGGGGCGAATACCTCGTGCTGGAGGACAACCTGCGTTCGCCCAGCGGCGTGTCGTACCTCCTCGCCAACCGTCAGGCCATGCGGCGCATCTACCCCGGCATGTTCGAGGGCCAGGGGGTCCGGCCCGTGGGGCACTACGCCACCGCGCTGCTCTCCCTGCTTCAGTCGGTCAGCCCGCGCGAGAACGGCACGGTGGTGGTCCTCACCCCGGGCATGTACAACTCGGCGTATTTCGAGCACGCCTACCTCGCCCAGCAGATGGGTGTGGAACTCGTGGAGGGCCGGGACCTCTTCGTGGACGGCAGCCGGGTGTGGATGCGCACCACGGGCGGGCGGCGGCAGGTGGACGTGATCTACCGCCGCATCGACGACGACTTCCTCGATCCGCTGACCTTCCGCCCTGACTCGGCGCTGGGGGTGGCGGGGCTGGTGGAGGTCTACCGCCAGGGGCGCGTGGCCATCGCCAACGCCATTGGCACGGGTGTGGCCGACGACAAGGCCGTGTACGCCTACGTGCCCGACATGATCCGCTACTACCTGAACCAGGAACCGCTGCTGAACAACGTGCCCACTTTCCTTGGCTGGAACCCGGACCACCTCGAGCACATGCTCGCACACGCCGACGAGCTGATTTTCAAGGCGGTCGGTGAGGCGGGCGGATACGGGATGCTCCTGGGGCCGTATTCGGACCGTGCGGCGATCGGCGCGTATCTGGACAAGGTGCGCGCCAGCCCGCGCGACTTTATCGCCCAGCCCATCGTCGGTTTATCCCGCCACCCCACCTTCTACCCCGACACCCGGCAGTTCGAGCCCGCCCACGTGGACCTGCGGCCCTACATCCTGTGCGGCCCGGAGGTCACCATCGTGCCCGGGGGCCTCACGCGGGTGGCCCTGACGCGCGGCTCGCTGGTGGTCAATTCCAGTCAGGGCGGCGGCTCCAAGGACACCTGGGTCCTGGACCACGACGGTCCCCCCACGCCCCAGGGCATGAGCCAGTTGTGGCACGGAGACGGGGGGCAATCTGCCGAAACGGTCCGGCAAGGCCAGAGCCAGTACCAGGGCGGCCTGGGCTCGGCTCCAGGCGCGGAGCGGGAAGATCAGGCGGAGCGTTACGGCGACGTGCGCGAAGCGGCGGAAGAGGGCGGGCCCACCCCCGACGCGCCGCCGTCCCCCGACACCCCAGGCCAGCATTCCTACCAGCAGGAACTGGAAAAAAATGAACTGGAGGGCGAGTAA
- a CDS encoding alpha-E domain-containing protein, with the protein MLLLSRLAENLFWIGRYVERAENTARLLNVNYSASLEMPGRARDSWRPLLELTGGEAQLRAKYGRVDTRTISAWLSFDRDNPSSIASSVARARENARGLRDRLPSEMWEAINRTYLGLCFQNEDLLSRDGLTEYCDSARDASQFFFGIAFATFPRDEGWSFLRAGQMLERGDNMLRVLQSTHRGEDRQALSDPKQHAVQDLRWVSVLKGASAYEAYRKRVHTGIVPERVEEFLLLDEFFPRSVRYSAENLDDALAQIDRHHPGDHPEILRLSRWLVARLQYARGTVSAGVEGEERLTLEGLLGDFNRVGGAIHAAYFQEE; encoded by the coding sequence ATGCTGCTGCTCTCGCGCCTGGCCGAGAACCTCTTCTGGATCGGGCGGTATGTGGAACGCGCCGAGAACACGGCCCGCCTGCTGAACGTGAACTACTCCGCCTCGCTGGAGATGCCGGGCCGGGCGCGCGACTCGTGGCGGCCCCTGCTGGAACTCACGGGGGGCGAGGCGCAGCTGCGCGCCAAGTACGGCCGGGTGGACACCCGCACAATCAGTGCGTGGCTGTCTTTTGACCGCGACAACCCCTCCTCGATCGCCAGCAGCGTGGCCCGCGCCCGCGAGAACGCGCGGGGCCTGCGCGACCGCCTGCCGTCGGAGATGTGGGAGGCAATCAACCGCACGTACCTGGGCCTGTGCTTCCAGAACGAGGACCTGCTCTCCAGAGACGGACTGACGGAATACTGCGACTCGGCGCGCGACGCGTCCCAGTTTTTCTTCGGCATCGCCTTCGCCACCTTTCCGCGGGACGAGGGCTGGTCGTTCCTGCGCGCCGGGCAGATGCTGGAGCGCGGCGACAACATGCTGCGCGTGCTGCAGAGCACCCACCGGGGCGAGGACCGGCAGGCCCTCTCGGACCCCAAGCAGCACGCCGTGCAGGACCTGCGCTGGGTGAGCGTGCTGAAGGGCGCGAGCGCTTACGAGGCCTACCGCAAGCGGGTTCACACAGGCATCGTCCCCGAGCGCGTCGAGGAATTCCTGCTGCTGGACGAGTTCTTTCCCCGCTCGGTGCGCTACAGCGCCGAGAACCTGGACGACGCTCTGGCGCAGATCGACCGCCACCATCCCGGCGATCACCCCGAGATTCTGCGCCTGTCGCGCTGGCTGGTGGCCCGGTTGCAGTACGCCCGCGGCACAGTTTCGGCAGGGGTGGAAGGGGAGGAACGCCTGACCCTGGAGGGCCTGCTGGGCGATTTCAACCGGGTGGGCGGAGCGATTCACGCCGCCTACTTTCAGGAGGAGTGA
- a CDS encoding transglutaminase family protein — protein MRCEIRHITEYRYPKPAWDSFNEVRLYPASGERQTVRSFHLLVEPEAEVYTHRDYFGALVHHVHVHAPHTFLKLQAEAIVDTHAVPDPGPVPFSALREVSGVDREFLTFTARVPAGDWPEVFGVKRPAPGDDLPTFLMDLTTHLRQRFTYSPGATAVNTPLAEFATHGRGVCQDFTHAMLAITRRLGIPARYVSGYLYSGGELRGAEATHAWVECLVPGVGWVGYDPTNDCLARERHVKITHGREYTDVSPVRGTYYGGGRGELDVDVRVYAEQ, from the coding sequence ATGCGCTGCGAGATCCGACATATCACCGAGTACCGTTACCCCAAGCCTGCGTGGGACTCGTTCAACGAGGTGCGCCTGTATCCGGCGTCGGGTGAGCGGCAGACGGTGCGGTCCTTTCACCTGCTCGTGGAGCCGGAGGCCGAGGTCTATACCCACCGCGACTACTTCGGAGCGCTGGTCCACCACGTGCACGTCCACGCACCGCACACCTTCCTGAAGCTGCAGGCCGAGGCCATCGTGGACACCCACGCGGTGCCGGACCCCGGGCCTGTTCCCTTCTCGGCCTTACGCGAGGTGAGCGGCGTGGACCGCGAGTTCCTGACCTTCACCGCTCGGGTTCCGGCAGGCGACTGGCCCGAGGTCTTCGGGGTCAAGCGTCCCGCACCCGGCGATGACCTGCCCACCTTCCTGATGGACCTCACCACCCACCTGCGGCAGCGGTTTACCTACTCGCCGGGAGCGACGGCGGTGAACACACCCCTGGCCGAATTCGCCACGCATGGCCGGGGGGTGTGCCAGGACTTTACCCACGCCATGCTCGCCATCACCCGCCGGCTGGGGATTCCCGCCCGCTACGTCAGCGGCTACCTGTACAGCGGCGGTGAGCTGCGCGGGGCCGAGGCGACGCACGCCTGGGTGGAGTGCCTCGTGCCCGGTGTGGGGTGGGTGGGTTACGACCCCACCAACGATTGCCTGGCACGCGAACGCCACGTCAAGATCACCCACGGACGCGAGTACACAGACGTCTCCCCGGTGCGCGGCACCTACTACGGCGGCGGACGCGGCGAGCTCGACGTGGACGTGCGGGTGTACGCCGAGCAGTAG